A DNA window from Centroberyx gerrardi isolate f3 chromosome 3, fCenGer3.hap1.cur.20231027, whole genome shotgun sequence contains the following coding sequences:
- the LOC144538504 gene encoding uncharacterized protein LOC144538504, whose amino-acid sequence MNGSTVSKDLASEVQTTACQVQLENDCSKLDTILEVSLAEADDSPVLQTQKDTASNFTHNPVDQLSDTATKQHTQKQPSGSAEVNDELSPEGLHGNQAPGCYFSQSPASEVADGQREHHRPGATLSGMEEMDEAAQTVIYSDTHLANPLLDGTSELGDQKEDNMVKMRVRKHEHSRLDSMVLLLMKLDQLDQEIENALSATSSMDSTPTLRRRQLLVETLETGLGCSFPKASSKR is encoded by the exons ATGAATGGAAGCACAGTGTCCAAAGACTTGGCTTCTGAGGTCCAAACCACAGCTTGCCAGGTACAGCTAGAAAATGACTGTTCAAAACTGGACACTATCCTCGAGGTCAGCCTGGCTGAGGCAGATGACAGTCCTGTGCTGCAGACACAAAAGGACACTGCCTCGAATTTCACCCACAATCCAGTGGATCAGCTCTCTGATACAGCTACTAAACAACACACCCAAAAGCAGCCATCAGGTTCTGCAGAGGTCAATGATGAGCTCTCACCAGAGGGACTCCATGGCAACCAAGCCCCTGGTTGTTACTTTAGTCAGTCACCTGCCTCTGAGGTGGCAGATGGTCAGAGAGAACACCACAGGCCGGGAGCCACACTCTCCGGAATGGAGGAGATGGATGAGGCAGCACAGACAGTTATTTACAGTGACACTCACCTTGCCAATCCACTTTTAGACGGGACGAGTGAGCTTGGGGATCAAAAAGAGGACAACATGGTGAAAATGCGTGTGAGAAAG CATGAGCATTCTCGCCTGGACTCcatggtgctgctgctgatgaagcTGGACCAGTTGGACCAGGAGATTGAGAACGCCCTCAGTGCCACTTCCTCCATGGACAGCACCCCCACCCTCCGCAGACGACAACTCCTGGTAGAGACTTTGGAAACTGGATTGGGCTGCAGCTTCCCAAAAGCTTCCTCAAAACGCTAG